In one Silene latifolia isolate original U9 population chromosome 10, ASM4854445v1, whole genome shotgun sequence genomic region, the following are encoded:
- the LOC141608963 gene encoding uncharacterized protein LOC141608963 — protein MVMGEYGYSLENALITNIVRKLTDEDNRQDDYHIMDKPPLPIVIEEGSTSTAQHIAHEDNRRDDETVVDEEPFPWVPEEVSFACHIAHEYNRQDDGTDKDDHPLPSSPEQGSMVRQIAHEDNGQDDETVVDEKPLPLDSEQGSSARHIAHKGKTEDDMIVIDEPWIPSVPEQGAVVQHITHEQKKQDDLIVMDEPEPPLAAINEQGSIASHIAHKKKRRDDVIAMDEPPLAPVIGQGSKPQHVSHDEKRKDDRLSLMNVSCRLPPAKVQSLNILATRKR, from the exons ATG GTTATGGGAGAATATGGGTACAGCTTAGAGAATGCTCTGATAACTAACATTGTGCGCAAATTGACAGATGAGGACAACAGACAAGATGATTATCATATCATGGATAAACCGCCCTTGCCCATCGTGATCGAAGAGGGCTCAACCTCAACTGCTCAGCATATTGCCCACGAGGACAACAGACGAGATGATGAGACTGTCGTGGATGAAGAACCCTTTCCCTGGGTCCCCGAAGAAGTCTCATTTGCTTGCCATATTGCCCACGAGTACAATAGACAAGATGATGGGACTGACAAAGATGACCACCCCTTGCCCTCGAGCCCTGAACAAGGCTCAATGGTTCGGCAAATTGCCCACGAGGACAATGGACAAGATGATGAGACTGTCGTGGATGAAAAACCCTTGCCTTTAGACTCTGAACAAGGCTCAAGTGCTCGACATATTGCTCACAAGGGAAAAACAgaagatgatatgattgtcataGATGAACCATGGATTCCCTCGGTCCCTGAACAAGGCGCAGTTGTTCAGCATATTACCCACGAGCAGAAAAAGCAAGATGATTTGATCGTCATGGATGAACCAGAACCACCGCTGGCCGCTATCAATGAACAAGGATCAATTGCTTCCCATATTGCTCATAAGAAAAAAAGACGAGATGACGTGATTGCCATGGATGAACCACCTTTGGCCCCGGTCATTGGACAAGGCTCGAAACCtcaacatgtttcccatgatgaaaAGAGAAAAGACGACCGACTGTCATTGATGAACGTCTCTTGCCGTCTGCCTCCAGCCAAGGTTCAGTCGCTAAACATACTGGCCACAAGAAAACGATAG